Genomic window (Polaribacter batillariae):
GCTAGGCATTTCAATATCCGAAAAATATGACAAGCCGTTTTCTGCGGTAGTATATCAAAAAGCGTATAAATCGCTTAATTTTCTATATCAATGCTTACAAGAGGAAAATGGATATTTACCTAATTATGGCTCAAACGATGGGGCATGGTTTTTTCCGCTGTCCGATACAGATTATAGAGATTATCGACCGCAATTAAATAGTTTACATAAATTGTTAACTGGGGCATATTTTTATCAAGATGACACATTAATTGAAGATTTTTTGAGAGATGATTCAGCCATTAATAAGACGAAACCCATAACAAAAAAATATGGGATACAATCATTTGATGTAGGCGGCTATTATATTTGCAAAACCGAAAATCATTTTACATTCATAAGATGTGGTAGTTATAAGGATAGACCATTCCAATCGGATAATCTTCATATAGATGTTTGGGTAAAAGGTAAAAATATTTTGAGAGATTCAGGTTCATATAAGTACAATACTGAAGAAAAATATATAAACTATTTTAATGGTACAAAGGGACATAATGCTGTTGTAGTTGATAAGCATTCGCAAATGTTAAAAGGGAGTCGATTTATTTGGTTTTATTGGACGCAGTCTCAAAATGCTCATTGGAAAGAAACAGAAGAGTCTTATATTTTTGAAGGAACTATAAAGGCTTTTCAACAATTAAGTTCTTCAGCGAAACATTACAGAAAAGTAGAAATTAATAAAAATGATACTACTTGGAAAGTATATGACAAAATTATAGGTTTGGACTCGTCAGAGAAAAAACAAATTTGGCATTTTGATGATGCAAAAATTGATTGGAGTTCTACTAGTTTAAAAGAACAGAAAGAGATGTCATTAAATTCTTCTTATTATGGAGTTAAGACTGAGGGAGCTGCAAAGTCGTATGTTTTTGAAAATGAAGTAGAAACCACAATTAAATATAAAGCATAGCGTAAATGAAAATATTATTAATTCATCAATATTTTTTAGAAAAAGGTGATGGTGGAGGTTCTCGATTTAACGAAATGACTAAAAATTGGTCTGCTCAAGGTCATGAAATTACGGTGCTTGCAGGTATGGTTCATTATGCTACGGGTAAAAAGCAAGAGCGTTACAAAGGTAAATTCACCTATCAAGATAAAAGTTTTTATGAAAATGTTGATGTTGTACGTTGTTACGTTTCAGAGAGTTATAATATTAATTTTTTAGGAAGACTATGGGCATATTTTTCATTTGTTTTTTCAAGTATCTATGCAGGTTTTTTTAAAACTAAGGGGAAGTTTGATGTAATTGTAGTTACTTCTCCACCATTATTTGTAGGAATTACCGCCTATGTATTGTCAAAGTTAAAACGTAGCCCTTTTGT
Coding sequences:
- a CDS encoding heparinase II/III domain-containing protein, which translates into the protein MFFSSEWKNLKKDYDWVTNPSTDFRYDIFKHWSEIPDLAKEAGDIKFVWEKSRFSYLLTILRYDYHFDKNNAEFIFSEIESWIDANPVNQGPNWRCSQEISLRIFNWCFALDYYKNDKALTEERWNKIQNTIYWSLHHVYHHINFSRIAVRNNHAITETLFLTVSELLFPFISETKKWAQKGRKYFEEEINYQIYDDGTFLQFSMNYHRVVIQLLSLGISISEKYDKPFSAVVYQKAYKSLNFLYQCLQEENGYLPNYGSNDGAWFFPLSDTDYRDYRPQLNSLHKLLTGAYFYQDDTLIEDFLRDDSAINKTKPITKKYGIQSFDVGGYYICKTENHFTFIRCGSYKDRPFQSDNLHIDVWVKGKNILRDSGSYKYNTEEKYINYFNGTKGHNAVVVDKHSQMLKGSRFIWFYWTQSQNAHWKETEESYIFEGTIKAFQQLSSSAKHYRKVEINKNDTTWKVYDKIIGLDSSEKKQIWHFDDAKIDWSSTSLKEQKEMSLNSSYYGVKTEGAAKSYVFENEVETTIKYKA